The Henckelia pumila isolate YLH828 chromosome 2, ASM3356847v2, whole genome shotgun sequence genome includes a window with the following:
- the LOC140883802 gene encoding agamous-like MADS-box protein AP1 has product MGRGKVQLKKIENKINRQVTFSKRRSGLVKKAQEISVLCDADVALIVFSHKGKLFEYSTDSSMDRILEKYEKYSFAERPCAANVPQSNVNWTSEYNKLTGRIELLQRTQRQYMGEGLDSMNQKDLQNLEQQLDFALKNIRSRKNQLLSESISELQRKEKAIQDQNSVLEKKIRDAEKKIAEQHQNHNGTVPLISEPQLPCRNIGNMYSGVRDGDGDGANEARRINTNELDLNLEYSLYSCHLGYFRA; this is encoded by the exons ATGGGGAGAGGGAAAGTACAACTTAAGAAGATAGAAAACAAGATTAACAGACAGGTGACTTTCTCAAAGAGGAGAAGTGGTTTGGTTAAAAAAGCTCAAGAAATCTCTGTTCTCTGTGATGCTGATGTTGCTTTGATTGTCTTCTCTCATAAAGGGAAGCTCTTCGAGTATTCTACCGACTCTAG CATGGACCGTATCCTGGAGAAGTATGAAAAGTATTCATTTGCTGAGAGACCTTGCGCAGCAAATGTGCCTCAATCGAAT GTAAATTGGACCTCAGAATACAACAAACTTACGGGGAGAATTGAGCTCTTGCAAAGAACTCAAAG GCAATATATGGGAGAAGGTCTGGACTCAATGAACCAGAAAGATCTTCAGAATTTGGAACAGCAGCTCGACTTTGCACTTAAAAACATTCGATCAAGAAAA AATCAACTCCTTTCCGAGTCAATCTCCGAGCTGCAGCGAAAG GAGAAAGCAATACAGGACCAAAACAGCGTGCTGGAAAAGAAG ATCAGAGATGCAGAGAAGAAAATAGCAGAGCAGCACCAAAATCATAACGGGACAGTACCCTTGATCTCTGAACCTCAACTTCCTTGCCGAAACATCGG AAACATGTACAGCGGAGTCAGAGACGGAGACGGAGATGGAGCAAATGAAGCTAGAAGGATCAATACAAATGAACTTGACCTCAATCTTGAATATTCACTATATTCGTGCCATCTTGGATACTTCCGCGCATGA